From candidate division KSB1 bacterium:
TACCAGACGGCGAAAAGAGATATCGAAAAAGCCAGACAGATCTATCAGACGCTGATGGATAAAGAATTCATTCCTCGGCCACCAGAAGAATTGATAAGGAAGGCGTTGGAAAAGGCGATCGAAGCAGTGGAACTCTAAGCCAGTGAAAGCTCTTTGCATTCGATACATGGCGAGCAAGCTGATCATTATGCTGCACAACTAATGTTATTTTCCCACCCCTTAATTTTGTCGTTAATGCTGTTTATCTGAAAGGGGCAAAATTAAGGGGGAATCTTTTTGGTATTATGGAGGAATTGAACCATGATGAAAAGCATTATTGTTCGGTTACTAATGGTGGCACTCATCTCGCTTGGCTTGACCAATTCTTTGTCAGCCCAAATCACTCTCACTTCCAAAGATGCACCAAGCACGACTGACATTTACTTTGTGATGGCGAGCGCAGATACGGTGCCAATCGATCTGGGACAGCCTGGCGAAAATCGGTACTGGGATTTTAGCAATATTGTGTTTACCAGTGAAGAATATTGGCGTGTGGTCGATTTCAGTAGCTCGCCTTTCGCATATCGATTTCCCACTGGGAATTTGGCCTATCAGGTAACGGAATACGCAAAAGATACGACCTACCTTACTTATAATTATGCGCGATTGACCGAGTCCGAATTAACACAATTGGGACGAGGGGTTTATCGAATCGTCGGCACGGATACCTCCATTAAAGAAATTGTGGTTGCCAAGCGCTCCAAACCACAATTATACCTTCCACTCAGCTACGGAAATCCGCCCTGGGATTCGGTGATTGAGGTAGATACCGTTTATAGCGGCCTGGCCGTAACGGTGATCGATTCAAATTATAACACCGTTGATGCATGGGGAAAGATAAAGACGGTATTGGGTGAATTTCCCTGCTTGAGAATCAGGCAGAATCATTCCACAATTGCTCGTTCCAAACTTTTCCCAGCGCTCAAATTTGTGGTTGAGCTGAATATCAGCTATTATTGGGTGGCTTCTCAATATGGGATCGTCGCAACGGTAAGTGGCATGAGCGATGTGACCAATCCCAATCCCGATCCCAATTTTAAAACAGCTAAAAGCGTCAATATCATGAAAACGTTTCTTACTTCTATTGGCAATGTTGCGAGAGCTGAACCACCAGGAAGTTTTGAGTTATTCCAGAACTACCCCAATCCATTCAATCCCAAAACAATACTTCGCTACCGGATCGATCGATCAAGTGAGGTAAAACTCAAGGTGTTCAACCTGGCTGGACAAGAACTCGCCATATTGGTCAATACGCGCCAAAATCCTGGCAGCTACGAAATCGAATGGGATGCGGGAGATTTACCATCCGGAATCTACTATTTTCAAATTGAGGCAAATAATCAACGGCTATCAAAGAAGGGCATGTTGTTGAAATAATATCCCTGAAATCGCCGAGATGTTGATAAGTTGATTCCAAGCAATTCTGGATATGACATCCCCATTTGGGGGTGATGTCCCTGAAACGCCATCGAGATGAATATGCGACTGATCCATTCGCATATTTGATGGAATAGCAAAAGCGCTATGGCGCAAAATACTTCTCCCTATTTTTTGCAGTGGAAAAAGTAATGAGACAGGGCTTAACTGTTAGTGAAGGATAATTTGAGTTTGAGATGAATGATCAACAGACAAAACGATCGGCTGCAGTACTGGTTTGTGGGGCTGGGATTACTGGGATTCAAACCGCATTAGATTTGGCAAATCGCGGGGTGAAGGTATATTTGGTTGAAAAAAGCCCAATAGTCGGTGGATTATCCGCGAAATTAGATCGGAGCGCACCAGATGATTGGCCGATTACGTGTCAAATGGCACCGGCCATCGATTTGCTGAGCCGCCATCCAAATATTGAATTGATCGCCAATGCCGACATTCTCAGCATCAAAAAGAAAGATGGCGTGTTCGAAGCCAATATTCGAAAAAATCCTTCTCGCATCACTGACCAGTGTGTCGATTGCGGGGCTTGTGTGCAGGTATGTCCCATTAAGCCATATAGCCGCTTTAATGAAGGGCTGGCGTTGCGAACCGCGATCGATATCGATAGCAAAAGCTTCTTATCCACTTGCTATAACATCGAAAAAGAGACGCCAATCTGCCAGGAGACTTGCCCAGTCCACATTGATATTCGGAAATATATTGGCTTGATCGCGGCTGGCCGATATTTGGATGCGTTAGCCGTGATCCGAGAGCGAAATCCATTGCCGGCGATCTGCGGCCGGGTCTGTAATCATCCCTGTGAGGGCGCCTGCAATCGCGGTCGGCAGGATGAGCCGGTAGCAATTGATGCGCTAAAGCGATTTGTGGCTGACTATGAATTGGAGCTGAAAAAACAGGGCAAAATTCCGAAGCCGGTCGCTCCCCCTGTGAATGAAAAATTGGGCAAGGTCGCCATCGTTGGCTCTGGCCCAGCGGGATTGACCGTTGCCCATGACTTAGCGCTTCGAGGCATTCGCTCTACGATTTTTGAATCCGCACCAGTCCCTGGCGGAATGCTCTGGCTTGCCATTCCTGAGTATCGTTTACCGCGCGACATTATTCAAACAGAAGTGGACTATATTTGCGATCTCGGTGTAGAATTAAAGCTCAATACACCAATCAATAAACACTATACGATTGACGATTTGCTCAAAGATGGCTACCGAGCGGTTTTTCTGGGCATTGGGGCGCATCAAGGATTGAAACTGGGGGTGCCTGGTGAGGACGATTATGAGGGATTTTTGGATTGTATCGTGTTTTTGCGCCGAGTGAACCTGGGCGATAAAACCAAACCGGGTCGAAGGGTAATCGTCATTGGTGGCGGAAATTCTGCTATTGATGCCGCGCGAACGGCCTTGCGTCTCGGGTCTGAGGAAGTTCATATCGTATATCGAAGAACCGTGAAAGAGATGCCAGCCAATCCCTGGGAGATCGAAGAGGCAGAAAAAGAGGGTGTGAAAATCACCTATCTCGCGGCTCCGGTCAAGATTCTCGGCGAAAATGGCCGCGTAGTCGGGATGCGCTGCATCCGAATGAAACTGGGCAAGCTCGACGCCAGCGGAAGAAGAAGTCCAGTTCCGATCCCAGGGACCGAGTTCGATATTGAAGCTGACGTGATTGTGCCTGCTATTAGCCAGCAGCCCGATATTTCATTCCTCCACGAAGGCCATGGATTATCGATCACCAAATGGAACTCGTTCGATGTCAATCCCAGGACCATGCAAACCAACCGGCCAGAAATCTTCGCAGGTGGTGATGCCGTGACTGGTCCAGCCACCGTCATCCAAGCAATCGCAGCAGGGCATCAGGCCGCGATTTCGATTGAAAAATTTTTAAAGGGCGAAAAACTTTGATCAATTTTTGGACAAACCGGCTTTCATTACGGCTAAATGTAGCTACTGCCAACCTGAATGATTCATAAGATAAAATCTCTTGGTTACGACAAGGGAGCTGGCGAATTTCGTTGTTTGAAAAGCTCGATCTCAGTTCCCAATAAAAGTGTTGGTCATCTAACGCATACAACTCATTTTTCGGAGCAGTAAATGAAAAAAGATAAGTTCATCACTGATTTCGATGACATCCCAACTCCCCGTCAAAGAATGCCGCACCTGCCTCTGGAGGAACGAAAGCTGAATTTCAAGGAAGTCGAATTGGGTTTTACCGAAGAACTTGCCTTGCGTGAGACCAGCCGATGCCTCAGTTGTCGACGCTGCATTGGCTGCGGATTATGTTTGGCAGAATGCGACTTTCGAGCAATCGATTATGACCAGAAAGAACAGTATCTCACGCTTTCAGTGAATGCAGTCGTGGTCGCAGGTGGAATCGAACCGTTTGATGCCCGAAAAAAGCCAGAATTCGGTTATGCCTATTACCCCAACGTCATCACCAATATCGAATTCGAGCGAATTTTAAACGCCAATGGTCCATTCGCTGGGATTATCATGCGACCATCAGATGGGGAGATCCCGGAGCGGCTCGCTTTTATTCAATGTGTAGGCTCGCGCGACGAAGGGCTTGGGGCTAACTACTGCTCCAATATTTGCTGTCTAACGACCTTAAAGCAAGCCATACAAGCTATCGACAGGGTCAAAAACATCGAAGTTACCATCTATTATCGGGACTTGCGGCCATTTACTTATGAGGGAGAGTTGTTTTATCGAAAGGCCAAAGATGAATATGGCATCAAATTTATCCCAGCGCAAGTCGAACGGCTTGAAGAAGATCCTCAAACCGATCGCATCACGGTTCATTATCGCCAGCACGAAAAAAATTTAGCCGCACCCCACGATTTGGTTGTGCTTGCCAGTGGCATAACAACTTCAACCGAGCTCAAGCGATTGAGCCGACAGATTGGCGCGCGATTGAATAAATACGGTTTCTTCCCCAATTCGATCGCCACACCAGTGGCAACTGCTCAAGAAGGGGTCTGGTTGGCGGGCTCAATCACGCGACCGACTGATCTTAGCTCATCATTGGCCCAAGCCAGCGCAGTCGCTGCCCGAGTGATGCAATCATTTTCTCAACAAGGGCTTTCTTTTGATCACATCGCACCGCCTGAGGCGTCGTCCACCGACCAGCAGTTCCAAGATGGAACGGCTATTTTCTTCTGCCGCTACGGGATTGAATCGCAGTTTGCCGTGGATGCTGATTCGCTTATCAAATCGATTAATCTTTCTCCAAAAGATATGGTGATCAGTGATCTTGAATACGCCTGCAATACCACTGGGAAGCGCAAGATCGTGGAGAGCCTTAATCTTCATCGGCCCAGAAAAATTGTCATAGCCCCTTGCTATAGCAGCACAAATCATTTGGCCATGTTTCAGCGGCTCATCGCCCCATTCGGCTATAACGCTGATCAATTGTCCATTTTCAATATCGAGCTAAACAAAACTGCGGATACCGAAACAATCAAACAACGCCTGATGGAAATAGTCGAAGTTTCCGTGCCCCAGTCGATACCTGTTGGTCATAAACTCCCAGTGATCCCTCACGCAGCAGTTCTCGGAGATTCGTTAGTTGCACTACAATCTGCCTTAGATATTGCTGATCAGGGATTCGAAGTTTCACTGCTTGCCTTTAATTCTCAGCTTGGGAAAAACGATCAAAAAATTTTCTGGTTCGTGCCTGAACTTGATCAAATGCTTAATGACCTGATGATTCGAACTCAGCAACACCCGCGAATCAAAATTTATCATCATTGTCAGCTCCAATCCTGGAAAAAGATCGAAGCCAATCACCGCATCGAATTTATCGCTGACGATCAGCAACAATCATTGGACGTAGGCGCGATTGTCATTGCCCCATCTGCTCAGGCATATCAGCCGGTAGAATTTCATTACGGCCAGCAGGGGAACGTCTTCACGCAGGCTGAGCTGGCCAAACGGTTAGAAGATCAATCATTTTCCTTTCAAAAAATTGCCATGATCCAATGCATTGGATCTCGTCGGCCCGATCGGCCTTATTGTAGCCAACTCTGCTGCCAATCCGCCATCCTCAATGCGCTGAAGCTGAAAAACAAAGATCCCAAGATCGATATTGTCATCCTCCATCGCGATATTCGCGTTTATGATTTCGAAGAGGATAATTATGCCGAGGCCATCGAAAAAGGCGTCCAATTTATTCGAATGGAGCATGAACCGCTGATAGAAATGGATCATGGGGAATTTCGCGTCACCGTAATTGATGATCTCAGCAAACAGCAGCTTTTATTTCATGCGGATTGCCTGGTGCTGAGCAATGGAATCATCGCTCCCGAAGAAAACAAATTGTTCGCCACGAAGTTGAGCCTCCCAATTGGGGCAGATGGTTTTTTAGGTGACAACGAAAATGTAATTGCAAAAGATCTATCGGATTCATCTGGCATATTTATAGCTGGATTCGCGCATTCACCCCAGCGTTTGGAGGATGCTTTGATCCGAGCCACCGCCATTGCTGGCAAAGTTGGTCTCTTGTTCCGCAACGTTGATGCTCAATTTTAATTATGTTAACGGCCATTTCCCTCATTCACATTCTTCGCTAATAATAGCTGAATAACTCAAATCGAACATAATCAGCTCCATTCGATTTTACCCATAAATTGCCAGATCGGTGGCGCTAGCAACAATCGGTCATGGCTTGCAGGAGGTGTTCAACCTTTTATAGGAGATGGCTGATAAAAAAATGAATGGCATTCATTTTTGGTCTCAAATTTTAGCTTGACAATTGAAAAAATAATTATTAAATTTGCCCACTTTTATTTTATGAGAAGCGACAAAAATGAAGATCAATCTCGCAAAATTGCATGAGGGGGTCAATCAACTGGGCTTTCAAATCCGGCCAGTTGAGCTGGGTTTTGATCAAAAAGACGATACGTTATTTTTGTTTCCGAATGACACGTTTGCCGATGTTGAGATCCAAAAATTCGGGGACAAATATTTTGTCAATGTTCATTTGGTGACCTTGGCCCATTATAGTTGCGACCGTTGTTTAGAAGAATATGATCGCGACCTGACGGCGGATTTTCAACTGGTGTACTCGAAGGAGGAGCGGATCGGCGTTGTCGATGATGATGATTTTCGACTTTTGGGTGATAAACAAACTGAGATTGACCTGCGAGAGGACATTCGAGAAAACATTTTATTGGTCATCCCCATGAAGCACCTTTGTGATGAGAACTGTAAGGGGCTATGTCCTCACTGCGGTACCAACCTAAATTTCGAGCGTTGCGATTGTCATCACGAGACAATAGATCCCCGCTGGGAAATATTAAGATTACTTCAGCATAATTAATTCACCCATTTTTTGAATTGCCGATGCCAATGCATCATCGTACTTCGCAAATAAAAATGGTCCTACCGAGACAAATTTGAACTTTGTCAGATCAGTGTGGTTTAACGAACCAATTAAAACGCACTGACACTGACGCGTTGAAAATCGAATTAGCGAATTGCCAATTTCACGACGCGAATTGGTTTTCGACTTAAATATCCGCTCATATTGGATATGATATGCAGATTTAATTGGTTGACCGATCCAATATGAGCGATTTGGTTTTATAATAGATCAGTTAAAATGATTACGAGGGAGTTATGCCACTACCAAAACGACGACATTCAAAGACACGACGGGACAAACGAAGAACTCACTGGAAATTATCTGCCCCCAATGTGGTAGAATGCTCGAATTGCAATCAACCGAAATTGCCACATCGGGCATGCCCCAATTGTGGCTATTATGACAAACGAATGGTTTTTGTGCCGAAAGAAAGTTAGACTCCATCGATTGTTGCTTTGTTGTTTGAGAGAAAGCCATGAGGATTGCAATTGATGCAATGGGAGGCGACTTTGCTCCCAGACAAAATGTATCAGGGGCGATTTCTGCGGCGCGACGATCTAAGGGTCGATTGGAAATTGTGTTGGTTGGTGATAAGGTTCAAATTCAAAATGAACTGACGCGCCATTTTCGTATTCAGGATCTGCCGTTGTCCATCCATCATGCATCCGAAAAGGTGGAGATGGATGAAAGCCCGGCCAGTGCATTGAAACAAAAAAAAGATGCATCGATTTCCGTCGCGATGCAATTACATAAGGAAGGCAAAGTAGATGCTGTGGTAAGCGCTGGGAATACTGGGGCAGCCTTGGGCTCAGCGCTGTTTCAATTGCGCAAGATCCGTGGCGTTAATCGACCTGCGATCGGTTCATTGCTTCCCAATGGCCGGAGCGCCACATTATTGATCGATGCTGGCACGAATGTGGATTGCAAGCCGCATCAATTGTTAGAATTTGGGATAATGGGAAGTATCTACATGCGCCAGATGTTCGGTATAGCGAACCCGCGCGTGGGCCTGATTAATATCGGAAGCGAGAAGGGCAAAGGCAACGAGCAGGTGCAAGCGACTTATGAGCTTCTGGAACAGAGCAATCTCAATTTTATTGGCAACATAGAGGGGGGTGATATCCTTCGGGACAAAGTCGATGTCGCAGTGTGCGATGGATTTGTTGGGAACGTCATTCTGAAATTTGCAGAATCTTTTAACCAGGTGTTCTCATCAAATTTACGTCGGCGCATTGGGAAACGATTGCAATACCTCATTGGCGCATATCTATTGCGTCCGGCCTTTCGTCATTTGAAACGGACGTTCGATTATGCCGAATACGGAGGCGTGCCGCTGTTGGGGGTCAATGGAGTCGTCATCATTTGTCATGGAAGCTCTTCACCAAAAGCAATTCGGAATGCCGTTTTTGTCGCCGAAAGAATCATCAACCAAAAGGTCAACGAAAAAATAGAGCAACATTTGAATTTAATAGAGGCAAAAAGTGGAACACATTTATAGATCGATGATCACGGGCTTAGGATTCGCTGTGCCAGACCGAATTTTGACCAACGGAGATCTGGAGAACATGGTGGACACCAGCGATGAATGGATCAAAGAGCGGACTGGCATGGAAGTGCGCCATATTTGCGATGAAAAAACCGCAACTTCGGATTTGGCAACCGAGGCCGCTCGCAAAGCGATGGCTATGGCTGATGTGCGACCTGAGGACATTGAAATCATCATTGTCGCTACGGTCACAGGAGACACCCCGTTCCCAGCCACCGGCTGCTATGTGCAAAAAAATCTCGAGGCGGTCAATGCTGCGGCTTTCGACATCAGCGCTGCATGCTCAGGATTTCTCTATGGCTTAACCGTTGCGGACAGCCTTATAGCCAGCGGACTGTATCGAAATATTTTGGTCATCGGTGCTGAGGCGTTAAGCAAAATCACGGATTATACCGATCGAAAGACCTGTGTTTTGTTCGGTGACGGCGCAGGGGCGGCCGTACTTCAACCCTCCGATGGTCAGCGCGGCATTGTCCAGACCTATATCAAAAGCGATGGTCGTTTGACTGATCTGCTCATGATGCCAGGCGGTGGCAGTCGTTTTCCTGCCACTCATGAGACCGTTGATCAGCGACTTCACTATATTAAAATGGAAGGCCAAGAGGTATTCAAAGCCGCGGTCAAGGCAATGGGCGACGCTGCAGAAGAAGTGCTAAAAATGGCAGGGGTTAAATCGCAACAGCTATCGTTGATGATCCCGCACCAGGCTAATAATCGAATCATTCAAGCCACGGCCCGTCGCATTAGACTGCCCATGGAAAAGGTATTTATTAATATCGAAAAATATGGCAATACCTCGGCAGCCTCGATCCCAATTGCCATGGCCGAAGCCGTCGAGCAAGGTAAGTTAAAACGAGGGGAGTATTGCTTGTTAGTAAGCTTTGGGGGCGGTTTCACTGTTGGAGGGGTCTTACTGAAGTATTAAAACCCAGGACGCCCATGGCTGGGCAGTATCGTGAACTATTTTGGTGGAGGGGATGTGCGTGATGAAGCAAGTCGTTCATTGGCTTATTACGCTGTGGTTGTTTGCCGCTTTGCTCAATTGTTCGTCTCAACGCCGATTCATATTTCAGCAGCCTGCGGGACCTCACTTGATCGAGCTGAAAGGCTTGGCAATTGCGCCTATCGAAGGAGCGCCGGAAGGAGATTTGATTTATCGGCTGCTCGATGAAAAGCTCCGACAGGATGACTACTTTGAGATCGCTGATCCGAACAACATCCAGGTCACGCTGTCGCGCTATCAATTGACTTTTGAACAGATCAAACAATTGGATACGCTGCGTCCTGCGGCCAGCTTACTGAACATCGATGGCATTATCTTTTTAGCTGTGAAATCATTCAAAATCTTGCCTGATGAGCACGGCAGTGAGATGGTATCTAAAAATGTTTGGACAGGTGAATATGAGCGCGACCAATTTGGTCAGATTATCGAGGAGCCAGGTCCAAACGGTGAGCTGGTCAAAAAGAAAAAAATAAAATTGCAAACAGTCGAGCAGCTTTATACGATCCGTCAGGCTAATGCACAGGTGCTGTTTCAATTAATTGACTTGAGGAAGCGGGCCATAGCGATGTCGCGATCGATCGAGAGCAATTATCGCAG
This genomic window contains:
- the rpmF gene encoding 50S ribosomal protein L32: MPLPKRRHSKTRRDKRRTHWKLSAPNVVECSNCNQPKLPHRACPNCGYYDKRMVFVPKES
- a CDS encoding T9SS type A sorting domain-containing protein — its product is MMKSIIVRLLMVALISLGLTNSLSAQITLTSKDAPSTTDIYFVMASADTVPIDLGQPGENRYWDFSNIVFTSEEYWRVVDFSSSPFAYRFPTGNLAYQVTEYAKDTTYLTYNYARLTESELTQLGRGVYRIVGTDTSIKEIVVAKRSKPQLYLPLSYGNPPWDSVIEVDTVYSGLAVTVIDSNYNTVDAWGKIKTVLGEFPCLRIRQNHSTIARSKLFPALKFVVELNISYYWVASQYGIVATVSGMSDVTNPNPDPNFKTAKSVNIMKTFLTSIGNVARAEPPGSFELFQNYPNPFNPKTILRYRIDRSSEVKLKVFNLAGQELAILVNTRQNPGSYEIEWDAGDLPSGIYYFQIEANNQRLSKKGMLLK
- a CDS encoding FAD-dependent oxidoreductase, whose translation is MNDQQTKRSAAVLVCGAGITGIQTALDLANRGVKVYLVEKSPIVGGLSAKLDRSAPDDWPITCQMAPAIDLLSRHPNIELIANADILSIKKKDGVFEANIRKNPSRITDQCVDCGACVQVCPIKPYSRFNEGLALRTAIDIDSKSFLSTCYNIEKETPICQETCPVHIDIRKYIGLIAAGRYLDALAVIRERNPLPAICGRVCNHPCEGACNRGRQDEPVAIDALKRFVADYELELKKQGKIPKPVAPPVNEKLGKVAIVGSGPAGLTVAHDLALRGIRSTIFESAPVPGGMLWLAIPEYRLPRDIIQTEVDYICDLGVELKLNTPINKHYTIDDLLKDGYRAVFLGIGAHQGLKLGVPGEDDYEGFLDCIVFLRRVNLGDKTKPGRRVIVIGGGNSAIDAARTALRLGSEEVHIVYRRTVKEMPANPWEIEEAEKEGVKITYLAAPVKILGENGRVVGMRCIRMKLGKLDASGRRSPVPIPGTEFDIEADVIVPAISQQPDISFLHEGHGLSITKWNSFDVNPRTMQTNRPEIFAGGDAVTGPATVIQAIAAGHQAAISIEKFLKGEKL
- the plsX gene encoding phosphate acyltransferase PlsX, with amino-acid sequence MRIAIDAMGGDFAPRQNVSGAISAARRSKGRLEIVLVGDKVQIQNELTRHFRIQDLPLSIHHASEKVEMDESPASALKQKKDASISVAMQLHKEGKVDAVVSAGNTGAALGSALFQLRKIRGVNRPAIGSLLPNGRSATLLIDAGTNVDCKPHQLLEFGIMGSIYMRQMFGIANPRVGLINIGSEKGKGNEQVQATYELLEQSNLNFIGNIEGGDILRDKVDVAVCDGFVGNVILKFAESFNQVFSSNLRRRIGKRLQYLIGAYLLRPAFRHLKRTFDYAEYGGVPLLGVNGVVIICHGSSSPKAIRNAVFVAERIINQKVNEKIEQHLNLIEAKSGTHL
- a CDS encoding ketoacyl-ACP synthase III, with translation MYRSMITGLGFAVPDRILTNGDLENMVDTSDEWIKERTGMEVRHICDEKTATSDLATEAARKAMAMADVRPEDIEIIIVATVTGDTPFPATGCYVQKNLEAVNAAAFDISAACSGFLYGLTVADSLIASGLYRNILVIGAEALSKITDYTDRKTCVLFGDGAGAAVLQPSDGQRGIVQTYIKSDGRLTDLLMMPGGGSRFPATHETVDQRLHYIKMEGQEVFKAAVKAMGDAAEEVLKMAGVKSQQLSLMIPHQANNRIIQATARRIRLPMEKVFINIEKYGNTSAASIPIAMAEAVEQGKLKRGEYCLLVSFGGGFTVGGVLLKY
- a CDS encoding DUF177 domain-containing protein; the encoded protein is MKINLAKLHEGVNQLGFQIRPVELGFDQKDDTLFLFPNDTFADVEIQKFGDKYFVNVHLVTLAHYSCDRCLEEYDRDLTADFQLVYSKEERIGVVDDDDFRLLGDKQTEIDLREDIRENILLVIPMKHLCDENCKGLCPHCGTNLNFERCDCHHETIDPRWEILRLLQHN
- a CDS encoding tetratricopeptide repeat protein translates to MKQVVHWLITLWLFAALLNCSSQRRFIFQQPAGPHLIELKGLAIAPIEGAPEGDLIYRLLDEKLRQDDYFEIADPNNIQVTLSRYQLTFEQIKQLDTLRPAASLLNIDGIIFLAVKSFKILPDEHGSEMVSKNVWTGEYERDQFGQIIEEPGPNGELVKKKKIKLQTVEQLYTIRQANAQVLFQLIDLRKRAIAMSRSIESNYRSEKIIKEESQRAPTDDEIKRTLAIDVVNQIVSYIAPRKVSVKRAVEPGTALLDSGAVLARQGQWRQAQQVWLEAERQAPTDARVYYNLGLAAEAQGRYSEAEVYYKKAALLNPKRKLYQAAAKRIREFWQKVR